One Papaver somniferum cultivar HN1 chromosome 10, ASM357369v1, whole genome shotgun sequence genomic window carries:
- the LOC113317320 gene encoding peroxidase 60-like — MNNNVLLVVIVGLVSMLNFEACYAQLKIGFYDGKCGNQDVESIVNSVVTGSFPTERSIAAALLRMQFHDCFVTGCDASLLLDGDSSEKKAGANLNVRGYNLIDEAKTAVEQACPGIVSCSDIIIMATRDAVALSGGSAARYEVETGRRDGIISRATDVDLPGPGISVSSAINQFVNKGLTATDMVVLLGGHTVGIAHCNFFQDRLWNFDNTGSADPSMDPALVETLKLQCPEGTNDESVTVNLDQSPSSSNIVDNSFYQAIRSSRGILEIDQKLALDPSTTDAVATLANDGFRFLNLFGKSMVNLGGIGVLTGTDGQIRLRCNSVNAN, encoded by the exons ATGAATAATAATGTTTTGTTAGTAGTAATAGTAGGGCTAGTTTCAATGCTCAACTTCGAGGCCTGTTATGCTCAACTAAAAATAGGATTTTACGATGGAAAATGTGGAAATCAAGATGTTGAATCTATAGTCAACAGTGTTGTGACGGGAAGTTTCCCTACTGAGCGATCGATTGCGGCTGCACTTCTTCGCATGCAATTCCATGACTGCTTTGTTACT GGATGTGATGCATCGTTGCTTCTTGATGGAGATTCAAGCGAAAAAAAGGCTGGCGCGAACCTAAATGTAAGAGGTTATAACCTAATCGACGAAGCAAAGACTGCAGTTGAACAAGCTTGTCCAGGAATCGTCTCTTGTTCGGATATTATTATCATGGCGACTAGGGATGCTGTTGCCTTG AGCGGGGGATCTGCTGCACGATATGAAGTAGAAACAGGAAGGAGGGATGGTATTATCTCTAGAGCTACTGATGTCGATCTTCCAGGCCCTGGTATTTCAGTCTCCAGTGCTATCAATCAGTTTGTTAACAAGGGACTTACTGCCACTGACATGGTTGTACTACTTG GTGGTCACACAGTCGGAATTGCACATTGTAATTTTTTCCAAGATCGTCTTTGGAATTTTGATAACACCGGAAGTGCAGATCCGTCGATGGACCCTGCCCTAGTCGAGACTCTGAAACTTCAGTGTCCAGAGGGTACAAATGACGAAAGTGTTACAGTTAACTTGGACCAAAGCCCTTCAAGTTCCAATATTGTTGATAATTCATTTTACCAAGCGATACGTTCAAGCAGAGGTATCCTAGAAATTGATCAAAAGTTAGCATTGGATCCGTCTACAACGGACGCTGTTGCCACACTGGCTAATGATGGATTTAGATTTCTTAATCTTTTTGGAAAATCCATGGTAAATTTGGGTGGCATAGGTGTACTCACCGGTACTGATGGACAGATTCGACTCAGATGTAACTCTGTTAATGCGAATTGA